A single region of the Tigriopus californicus strain San Diego chromosome 8, Tcal_SD_v2.1, whole genome shotgun sequence genome encodes:
- the LOC131885434 gene encoding uncharacterized protein LOC131885434 encodes MKVFLVIAIALAVAQARPQEDTVKGTEGPTQNVEDTEDADPVQGAVESRFAYADEKYEHIKYETVETKDGFEKRKYPESKWICTEFTPKNTEDVFANWQEKYGSGFEVMASEDILNDETYQAFKKLCRYGYGVNSDYLELNKTYPYFTKFTTQENEPPVVEVCSYAGAKYNNARLPEPQDEAVYIRKQPEMVFYVSQFSGFVFSEADVTEPQEELTKALEAAAVEDFDKNVVYVAEFNGPFTAGDKRQNEVWVPVEGQKYEVSSSNNEELPYEVLVENEEYELRKYKPAKYVCNKIENYNVSDDPFKGWQEKFDDAFQARSNIMREIKQSYKKSGSRTDEKCYYRMFKSLYQYIIGFNAEFMEIDMTSPVVTKRTIKEAGKTEDIEMCFYGGSRFDDRNMPAPKKSELYLKEAEEQYVYVTRFGGYALSFDDWDSHHQELRKALGDKKFIQDQYFTVGYDSPYKVEDRRNEVWVEVAKGDLDIELDGENQVA; translated from the exons ATGAAAGTTTTCCTGGTAATAGCCATTGCATTGGCCGTGGCTCAAGCCCGACCTCAAGAAGACACTGTCAAAGGGACGGAGGGTCCCACCCAAAATGTAGAAGATACAGAAGATGCTGACCCAGTCCAGGGTGCAGTTGAAAGCCGATTTGCTTATGCCGATGAGAAATACGAGCATATCAAATATGAGACAGTCGAGACCAAAGAC GGTTTTGAGAAGCGCAAGTACCCCGAATCCAAGTGGATCTGCACTGAGTTCACTCCCAAAAACACCGAGGACGTCTTCGCCAATTGGCAAGAGAAGTACGGCTCTGGCTTCGAAGTCATGGCCTCCGAGGACATCCTCAATGACGAGACCTATCAGGCATTCAAAAAGCTGTGCCGATACGGTTATGGTGTCAACTCTGACTATCTAGAGCTCAACAAGACCTACCCCTACTTCACCAAGTTCACGACTCAAGAAAATGAACCACCCGTGGTTGAGGTGTGCTCATACGCCGGAGCCAAGTACAACAATGCCAGACTTCCCGAACCTCAAGATGAGGCCGTTTACATTAGGAAGCAACCTGAGATGGTCTTCTATGTCAG CCAATTCAGTGGTTTCGTCTTTTCCGAGGCTGATGTCACAGAGCCCCAGGAAGAGCTGACCAAGGCCCTTGAAGCCGCCGCAGTTGAGGATTTCGACAAAAATGTCGTCTATGTGGCCGAATTCAACGGTCCCTTCACCGCTGGTGACAAGCGACAGAACGAGGTGTGGGTCCCTGTTGAAGGCCAAAAGTATGAGGTCTCATCCTCCAACAACGAAGAGCTCCCGTACGAGGTTCTGGTCGAGAACGAGGAATACGAGCTCCGCAAGTACAAACCCGCCAAATATGTTTGCAACAAGATTGAGAACTACAACGTCAGCGATGACCCGTTCAAGGGATGGCAAGAGAAATTCGACGATGCTTTCCAGGCCAGGTCCAACATTATGAGAGAGATTAAGCAGAGCTACAAGAAGTCTGGAAGCCGCACCGACGAGAAGTGCTATTACCGAATGTTCAAGTCCCTCTATCAATACATCATCGGATTCAATGCCGAATTCATGGAGATCGATATGACCAGCCCTGTGGTGACCAAGCGAACCATCAAGGAGGCTGGCAAGACTGAGGACATTGAGATGTGTTTCTACGGCGGCTCCAGATTTGATGACCGCAACATGCCCGCACCCAAGAAGAGCGAGCTTTACCTCAAGGAAGCTGAGGAGCAATACGTTTATGTCACTCGATTCGGTGGTTACGCCTTGTCCTTCGATGACTGGGATTCTCATCACCAAGAACTCCGAAAGGCTCTCGGAGACAAGAAATTCATTCAGGACCAATATTTCACGGTTGGATATGACTCTCCCTACAAGGTTGAGGATCGCAGAAACGAAGTTTGGGTTGAGGTGGCCAAGGGCGATCTTGACATTGAATTAGACGGTGAAAACCAAGTGGCTTAG
- the LOC131885428 gene encoding transient receptor potential cation channel protein painless-like, translated as MMEKSQKTHIYARTGSCFGDPETNALRALQDRNLALFLDAINEVQDPEKARNDDTHWINRALPEDHGNTLLIRAIKDNLPNFVRELLLVGSNANAFNLDLGVFPIHVAAQSKHLECLKLLFKLDGNKAEANVKMKSNGKTALNCCAQNGFEEGLDFLLRLPGIDVNAKDMRSCPPLYYSVKNGNLSMSRKLVVHGADYEQICFGKPIYPKLMEEKLPGFNPTLVGRQRAPLASQVSQATFEKIIIILEKAAIDEELHELDFNDFKDLILQLDTDEINTHEWNGMTLLQKAVDSRVPEYVQEVLSLPNSNPNSMTQSAPIAPILMAANRQDLEMIKLLLKFGANPTIVAKESEETLLHVILKRGDWSDITLECLKHILWDSGLDMNIRKIINKRDILENTALHYAVQSWPQEIVRRLLELGANIGMKNHWDETPIEKIDPHVLESFLDEECIKALGDVNHENFEMTFDYSFLAPPIEDLPFVAQGKVKKQDLEALDPGEEAKIALPETTSLWFLGQSKDHRHLLKHPIVTSFLYLKWQRIRRYFNRNLRFYLLLVFILTWYIFEQFGGESLRDQTTRSIPIWDTAFLVFTIVVICFILRDWSLDIKDMIQSERVESKADNCGNMIASLLTANWIEAVFVVFMVSLILVGPHYLWLYLSVLTFILLFRELFQVSVSLKRYVVSPENWLEVAMIVMIGLILSLDGSNYSTDVKRHLSAITIVLSWAELITLIGRHPKLTRCNVYVTMFYKVMGTFFFFLCWYLFFLVAFGLGFYIMLHKDGPNDTVGPEDYVFFNKPWLALVKTSTMFVGEIEFADIPVNLESPLSPVGYLFLLSFVFLMVVVLMNLLNGLAVSDTGIIQEKAEIYTYMSQVDTISYTESILLGDPFDFLSNWPKLRFLLDIPSCSLGSYLYKHNFVQKMFHKVTGGSTILLFYNVLPSKKLTFSPNERARHCNLLSMKLMDPKIISSAKGVVLKQRAKKTDDHVTTLERKFDSRMNSLEEKLDILLNKLYKL; from the exons ATGATGGAGAAATCGCAGAAAACCCATATCTATGCCCGGACGGGAAGCTGCTTTGGCGATCCGGAG ACGAACGCCCTGAGAGCGCTTCAAGACCGGAATCTGGCTTTATTCTTGGATGCCATCAATGAAGTTCAAGATCCGGAAAAGGCCAGGAACGATGACACTCATTGGATAAACCGAGCCCTTCCCGAGGATCATGGAAATACGCTCCTCATCCGAGCCATCAAGGACAATCTTCCGAACTTCGTGAGGGAGCTTCTCTTGGTAGGATCGAATGCCAATGCATTTAATCTGGATTTGGGCGTGTTCCCAATTCATGTGGCCGCTCAAAGCAAGCATTTGGAATGTCTCAAGCTCCTCTTCAAATTGGATGGGAACAAGGCGGAAGCgaatgtcaaaatgaaatccaacGGAAAGACAGCCTTGAACTGTTGCGCCCAAAATGGTTTCGAGGAGGGCCTAGATTTTCTCCTGAGGCTCCCAGGGATCGATGTCAATGCCAAGGACATGAGAAGTTGCCCGCCTTTGTACTACTCGGTGAAGAATGGGAATTTGTCCATGAGCAGAAAATTGGTTGTCCACGGCGCCGACTATGAACagatttgttttggaaagcCGATCTATCCGAAATTAATGGAAGAAAAACTGCCTGGCTTCAACCCCACCTTGGTTGGCCGCCAAAGAGCGCCTTTGGCCAGTCAGGTCAGCCAAGCCACCTTCGAGAAGATTAtaatcattttggaaaaagctGCCATCGACGAAGAGCTTCACGAGTTggatttcaatgattttaagGATCTGATTCTACAATTGGATACCGACGAGATCAACACTCATGAATGGAATGGCATGACTCTTTTGCAAAAAGCCGTGGACTCTAGAGTGCCAGAATATGTCCAAGAGGTTTTGAGTTTGCCCAACTCCAATCCTAACTCTATGACACAATCAGCGCCCATTGCTCCCATTTTGATGGCGGCTAATCGTCAGGACTTGGAAATGATCAAACTTCTGCTCAAGTTTGGGGCTAATCCCACCATAGTCGCCAAGGAATCGGAGGAAACCCTCTTGCACGTTATTCTGAAAAGAGGTGATTGGAGTGACATCACGTTAGAGTGTCTGAAGCATATTCTGTGGGACTCGGGTCTGGACATGAACATCCGGAAGATCATTAACAAACGAGACATTTTGGAGAATACGGCTTTACATTACGCAGTGCAAAGCTGGCCCCAGGAGATCGTTCGACGGCTGCTCGAATTGGGCGCCAATATTGGTATGAAGAACCATTGGGACGAGACTCCCATCGAGAAAATAGACCCTCATGTCTTGGAGAGCTTCTTGGACGAGGAGTGTATAAAGGCCTTGGGCGATGTCAACCACGAGAACTTCGAGATGACCTTTGACTATTCGTTCCTGGCCCCTCCCATTGAAGACTTGCCGTTCGTGGCTCAGGGTAAGGTCAAAAAACAGGATTTGGAAGCCTTGGATCCTGGTGAGGAAGCCAAAATTGCTCTCCCAGAAACCACGTCTCTGTGGTTTTTGGGCCAATCCAAAGATCACCGGCACCTCTTGAAACACCCCATCGTGACCAGCTTCTTGTATCTAAAATGGCAAAGAATTCGACGCTATTTCAACCGAAATCTTCGTTTTTATCTCCTATTGGTCTTTATTTTAACTTGGtacatttttgagcaatttggaGGCGAAAGCTTGAGGGATCAAACCACACGCTCCATTCCAATTTGGGATACGGCTTTTTTAGTGTTCACCATTGTCGTAATTTGCTTTATTCTACGAGATTGGTCATTGGACATCAAAGACATGATTCAATCGGAACGCGTGGAATCAAAAGCTGACAACTGTGGCAATATGATCGCTAGCCTTCTTACCGCCAATTGGATCGAAGCCGTGTTTGTGGTGTTCATGGTCTCGCTGATTTTGGTGGGACCCCATTATCTGTGGCTTTACCTCTCAGTTCTGACCTTCATCTTACTATTCAGGGAACTCTTTCAAGTGTCGGTATCATTGAAAAGATATGTCGTGAGCCCCGAAAACTGGCTCGAAGTGGCCATGATCGTCATGATCGGACTCATCCTCAGTTTGGACGGGTCCAATTACTCGACAGATGTAAAGCGCCATCTCTCAGCCATAACCATTGTGCTCTCATGGGCAGAGCTCATAACTCTCATTGGGCGCCATCCCAAATTAACTCGTTGCAATGTGTACGTGACCATGTTCTACAAGGTCATGGGtacattcttcttctttctgtgTTGGtacctctttttcttggtggcttttggccttggcttcTACATTATGCTCCACAAAGACGGGCCCAACGACACCGTTGGCCCCGAGGACTACGTGTTCTTCAATAAACCGTGGCTAGCCTTGGTCAAGACCTCGACTATGTTCGTgggggaaattgaatttgcgGATATTCCCGTGAATTTGGAAAGTCCGTTGAGCCCGGTGGGATATttgttccttctttctttcgtgtttttgatggtggtggttctGATGAATCTCCTCAATGGTCTCGCCGTGAGTGACACTGGCATCATCCAAGAAAAGGCCGAAATCTACACGTATATGTCGCAAGTGGATACCATTTCCTACACGGAGTCCATTCTCTTGGGGGACCCGTTTGACTTCTTGTCCAACTGGCCAAAGCTTCGCTTCCTTTTGGACATACCCAGTTGTTCCTTAGGCTCGTACTTATACAAACATAACTTTGTGCAAAAGATGTTCCACAAGGTGACCGGTGGAAGTACGATCCTTCTTTTCTACAACGTGTTGCCGTCCAAGAAACTGACATTTTCTCCCAATGAGCGAGCAAGACATTGCAATCTTTTGTCG ATGAAATTGATGGACCCAAAAATAATTTCATCTGCCAAAGGAGTGGTTTTAAAGCAGAGAGCAAAGAAAACCGACGACCACGTGACGACCTTGGAGCGAAAATTCGACTCCAGGATGAATTCTCTGGAGGAAAAACTGGATATACTATTGAACAAGTTGTACAAATTGTGA
- the LOC131885447 gene encoding uncharacterized protein LOC131885447: MHEDKMGLYFCRLMSESNRRVTPPRSLNELLSDFNKIKVSSEGDFAVAMENHLWARRFLNYLIDSGSEAEQAAFKFLVMTQVFSPKHENHRKNNNAHARVNEKQKQRPAKSISKSKQDHVITVLDKFFSEEASDPIFISNVYLFEQVVELAGIVNDPHYIVTDKDVDLLLRARDDFNIKQNGLEPKFKKMLEETKPSTLACLLSIL; the protein is encoded by the exons ATGCACGAGGATAAGATGGGACTGTATTTCTGCAGACTTATGTCTGAATCCAATCGGAGG GTCACACCGCCCAGATCCTTGAACGAGCTGCTCAGCGATTTTAACAAGATTAAAGTCAGTTCTGAGGGGGATTTTGCCGTCGCCATGGAAAACCACCTGTGGGCCCGGAGGTTTCTCAATTATTTGATCGATTCCGGGTCGGAAGCGGAGCAAGCCGCGTTCAAGTTTCTGGTCATGACGCAGGTTTTCTCTCCCAAACATGAGAACCATCGGAAAAATAACAATGCTCACGCACGGGTTAACGAGAAGCAGAAGCAGAGGCCGGCCAAAAGTATCTCCAAATCCAAGCAGGATCACGTGATTACGgttttggacaagttcttcAGCGAGGAAGCGAGCGatcccattttcatttccaacgTGTATCTATTCGAACAAGTGGTGGAATTGGCGGGCATCGTGAATGATCCCCATTACATCGTTACAGACAAAGATGTCGATCTCCTGCTCAGAGCGAGAGACGATTTCAACATCAAACAGAACggattggagcccaaattcaagaaaatgcTCGAAGAAACCAAACCGTCCACTCTGGCGTGTCTACTCAGTATTCTATGA
- the LOC131885429 gene encoding cholinesterase-like, with product MIICVTFLCLTFGLTNAGNLQVVTENGVLQGKHLTTSNGDVIEAYLGVPYAQPPIGKLRFRPPRDPLSWNTVRDATLPPPSCFQRRDEFFEDGRDSQDNQPLYGPSEDCLFINIYTPDYQNQSVPDNGHPVMVWFHGGGFSFGSSFSRGSPNWSPDPRELVSEGQVIVVYVQYRLGSFGFLFLDDELAPGNMGLLDQQLALNWIKRNIFAFRGDPTKVTLGGQDSGGVSALMQAIMTKKEPFYKKLILQSSGIQHPWSFIEATEAFRRTLKLAALLGCSVTGSREDVLGCLIRKSPEDIVNKEMGVVAFPTINFHPFVMTVDGKTIFAEPKKLLHQYVKRQKDVSVLLGSNRNEGTKSLVHFMPTVFPRQELTEEILDRDTFQIVVNRLFADSPLHVQKAIKFQYTNWTDDQSDHSRFQLLTKMVADHQYDCPLDETVTLMADRFKIFRYLFSVRSPQDQWPKWTGVKHGDEMDYVLGRPLLEPLQFSVKDVFLSKFLIQSWTKFINTGHPSGLEKGRVIGWPLYRLDTRHVLHIQNSGNNVVTSNKNEEFCSFWNDLVPVLEQHHDDECHKREKIRNFEKQKFKPLRIKTTAQPESRENLEPKVQKRPAAIRRSTTTPNSLTSTTELTASTLSATSTTTTASTTTIPSTTAKNTKPTIRIDTSTIATTRRSTIPQMSFMEKPVFEESEDLLPPINVLSKTSVLSAADPSFKLVTSEDVITDDDLVGHDSDHYPVSVRQESNPEAQKISYSLSVMNRMPSVNSEDWTLFRPEEPGNSPIYIARGTYNSPSTTKAPYPRNQQSVVPSRSRPLGVQKPTSTESSSHTKVYDPFNPATYTRSMLTRRTGEASIIRLNGEGRGNPFYYPNYAPVN from the exons ATGATAATCTGTGTGACATTTCTCTGCCTGACTTTTGGACTGACAAATGCGGGAAACTTGCaagtggtcactgaaaatggAGTCCTTCAAGGCAAACACCTCACCACTTCCAATGGCGACGTGATTGAAGCCTATTTGGGTGTTCCATACGCCCAACCACCCATAGGGAAATTGCGCTTTCGACCTCCACGGGATCCCTTGAGTTGGAACACAGTTCGCGATGCCACTCTGCCCCCACCGAGTTGTTTCCAGAGAAGAGACGAGTTCTTTGAAGATGGACGAGATTCCCAAGACAACCAACCCTTATACGGGCCTAGCGAGGATTGCTTGTTCATCAATATATATACCCCTGATTATCAGAATCAAAGTGTGCCCGACAATGGTCATCCAGTAATGGTGTGGTTTCATGGAGGAGGGTTTTCATTCGGTTCCTCCTTCTCGCGTGGCTCGCCAAATTGGAGCCCGGATCCTCGAGAGCTGGTCTCTGAAGGCCAAGTCATTGTCGTCTATGTTCAGTATCGATTGGGTAGTTTTGGGTTTCTGTTCCTTGATGACGAGTTGGCACCTGGAAACATGGGTCTTCTTGATCAACAACTGGCTCTGAATTGGATCAAAAGGAACATATTTGCTTTCCGTGGTGATCCAACGAAAGTGACTTTGGGAGGACAAGATTCTGGAGGCGTTTCCGCCCTCATGCAAGCCATTATGACTAAGAAGGAACCATTCTACAAGAAGCTGATCCTTCAATCGTCTGGAATTCAACATCCATGGTCATTTATTGAGGCTACTGAGGCGTTTCGAAGGACTCTGAAGCTAGCGGCATTACTCGGATGCTCAGTCACTGGATCCCGCGAGGATGTCTTGGGGTGTCTCATTCGAAAAAGCCCGGAAGATATAGTCAATAAGGAAATGGGTGTGGTGGCATTTCCCACGATCAATTTTCACCCTTTTGTAATGACTGTAGATGGAAAGACTATCTTTGCCGAGCCGAAAAAGCTGCTTCACCAATATGTGAAGAGACAAAAAGACGTGTCTGTCCTCTTGGGGTCAAATAGAAATGAGGGCACTAAatctttggtccatttcatGCCAACCGTATTTCCCAGACAAGAATTGACTGAGGAAATATTGGACCGAGATACGTTCCAGATTGTTGTTAATCGGCTATTTGCGGATTCGCCTCTACAC GTCCAAAAAGCCATCAAGTTCCAATATACCAATTGGACCGACGACCAAAGCGATCACAGCCGCTTCCAATTACTCACCAAGATGGTGGCCGATCATCAGTACGATTGCCCGCTCGATGAAACCGTCACACTCATGGCCGATCGGTTTAAGATTTTTCG ATACTTATTTTCCGTGAGATCGCCGCAAGATCAGTGGCCGAAATGGACTGGAGTTAAGCACGGTGATGAGATGGATTATGTTCTTGGGCGGCCTCTATTAGAACCTCTACAattctcggtcaaggacgttTTTCTGAGCAAGTTTCTAATTCAATCATGGACAAAATTTATCAATACTGG GCATCCATCAGGACTTGAAAAGGGCAGGGTGATTGGTTGGCCATTATATCGATTAGATACAAGGCATGTTCTTCATATCCAAAATTCAGGCAATAATGTGGTTACCTCCAATAAAAATGAAGAGTTCTGTTCATTTTGGAACGATCTGGTTCCAGTATTGGAACAGCATCATGACGATGAGTGCCACAAGAGAGAAAAGATTCGAAATTTTGAGAAACAAAAGTTCAAACCATTGCGCATCAAAACCACTGCCCAACCAGAAAGTCGAGAAAACCTCGAACCAAAGGTCCAAAAGAGACCCGCCGCAATTCGCCGATCGACAACCACCCCAAATTCTTTGACCTCGACAACCGAATTAACAGCCTCTACTTTGTCTGCAACAtcgacgacaacaacagcatcaacaacaacaataccaTCAACGACGGCAAAAAATACCAAGCCGACCATTCGAATAGACACCTCCACAATTGCCACCACAAGGAGATCAACGATTCCCCAAATGTCTTTCATGGAGAAACCCGTTTTTGAAGAATCGGAGGACTTACTCCCTCCAATTAATGTCCTGAGCAAAACCTCGGTCCTCAGTGCGGCTGATCCTTCGTTCAAATTGGTGACCTCGGAGGACGTTATCACGGACGATGACTTGGTTGGCCACGATAGTGATCATTACCCTGTTTCAGTTAGACAAGAAAGCAACCCTGAAGCTCAAAAAATATCCTACTCACTGAGCGTTATGAATCGAATGCCTTCGGTGAACTCAGAAGATTGGACCTTGTTCCGTCCGGAGGAGCCGGGGAACTCTCCAATCTACATTGCAAGAGGTACCTATAACTCCCCTTCCACCACCAAAGCTCCATATCCCCGGAACCAACAAAGTGTGGTCCCCAGTAGGAGTCGCCCTCTAGGGGTACAAAAGCCGACAAGTACCGAGTCAAGTAGTCATACCAAAGTCTATGATCCCTTCAATCCTGCTACATACACGAGATCCATGTTGACTAGGCGAACAGGAGAGGCTTCCATAATTCGATTGAATGGAGAAGGGAGGGGAAACCCTTTTTACTACCCCAACTATGCCCCCGTGAATTAG